Proteins encoded by one window of Streptomyces sp. NBC_01477:
- the mqnP gene encoding menaquinone biosynthesis prenyltransferase MqnP — protein sequence MSAESATTPDLVRPQPGPDRRVKAFLRLVMIEHSIFALPFAYIAALTAMFRDDGHVHWVELLLITVAMVGLRTFAMACNRIIDREIDARNPRTATRELVTGALSVRSAWTGALIALVVFLGAAALLNPLCLALAPVAVVPMVVYPYGKRFTDFPHAILGVAQAMGPIGAWLAVTGSWSWDAVILGLAVGVWIGGFDLIFGCQDVAADRAHGVKSVPARFGIPAALHGARVCHAVTTALLVWYGAATDAGGFWWAGLAVVGGAFLYEHSIVRPHDLSRLNRAFFTVNGVIGITLFVFALLDLLARGLGN from the coding sequence GTGAGTGCGGAATCCGCCACCACCCCCGACCTCGTCCGACCGCAGCCCGGTCCCGACCGCCGGGTCAAGGCCTTCCTGCGGCTGGTGATGATCGAACACTCGATCTTCGCGCTGCCCTTCGCCTACATCGCCGCCCTCACCGCGATGTTCCGCGACGACGGGCATGTGCACTGGGTCGAACTGCTGCTGATCACGGTGGCGATGGTGGGCCTGCGCACCTTCGCGATGGCCTGCAACCGGATCATCGACCGCGAGATCGACGCCCGCAACCCGCGCACCGCGACCCGTGAACTGGTCACCGGCGCCCTGTCGGTACGGTCCGCGTGGACCGGCGCGCTGATCGCCCTGGTGGTCTTCCTGGGGGCAGCCGCGCTCCTCAACCCGCTGTGCCTGGCGCTCGCGCCGGTCGCGGTGGTGCCGATGGTGGTCTACCCCTACGGCAAGCGCTTCACCGACTTCCCGCACGCGATCCTGGGCGTGGCACAGGCGATGGGCCCGATCGGGGCGTGGCTGGCGGTGACCGGGTCCTGGTCGTGGGACGCGGTGATACTCGGCCTCGCGGTCGGGGTGTGGATCGGCGGCTTCGACCTGATCTTCGGCTGCCAGGACGTGGCCGCCGACCGGGCGCACGGCGTGAAGTCGGTGCCCGCCCGCTTCGGCATCCCGGCCGCCCTCCACGGCGCCCGGGTCTGCCACGCCGTCACCACGGCCCTGCTGGTCTGGTACGGGGCGGCCACGGACGCGGGCGGCTTCTGGTGGGCGGGCCTCGCGGTGGTCGGCGGCGCCTTCCTCTACGAGCACTCGATCGTACGGCCGCACGACCTGAGCCGGCTCAACCGGGCCTTCTTCACGGTCAACGGCGTGATCGGCATCACGCTCTTCGTCTTCGCGCTCCTCGACCTGCTCGCGCGCGGCCTCGGCAACTGA